The Lathyrus oleraceus cultivar Zhongwan6 chromosome 5, CAAS_Psat_ZW6_1.0, whole genome shotgun sequence genome includes the window atttaaataaaacaattatatattaaatgtcttttatgtcattttaatttatCAATTAATTCAACCTCTAATTATACCAAACACTTCAATTAGCTTATCAGCTATAAGCTATCAGTCGTCATAAGCTATAAACTATTGGCTAGGTTATCAATCGCTATTTTTACCAAACAGAGTCTTAGTGATTATGGTGTATGTTGTGCTTCGCTGCTTTATGATATTTTCTTGCTTTATGAGCTCATTTGACTTTCTAGTGCCCAAATATTTACGGGTATGATTGAAAGAGTCTTAGTTGCTGAATGCTTCATATTCAACGAAAATTAATGTGCAATCTATTATGTTTTTGCTAGCGTTGGTCTTAGTCTTTGTTTGTTGATGCTTTCAATGTATGATGTTTAATTAATTGATCAAGTTTATCTTTTAATTTAGATTGGATATGTATTTAATAGCAGGTACCTTAGAATAAAATTAGACCTTCATTTGAGTGGATAATTATTGTTATGGTCACTATTGAGATTGAATTAAATGAGAGGCTACTCGTGTACTTTGCACTGTCATATGCTATTTAGTTTTTTATAAAGAGCAATGTTTTATATCTTTTTTTAAGGCAATATATTTGATTTCATTGTCCGGTTTAAAATATCCTTTGCACTGGTTGAAGATAGCAGGTTTTGGTGATCATTTTGTAATTGATATTTTTATAGTTGTCAGACTTCTTTAATTCCTCTCTCTGTTAAGTTTAATCGCCGTTATCTGTTTATCTAGTTGTTGGTGAAATTACAGAACAAGGGTAAAATAATTGGTGTACTGTTTTTAGTTGTTACTAATCATAACTACTTTGAAGAAATCTAATTGTTTGTTTGTGACATGTCTTACATATTTCTGCGGTGTGGATGGCAGGAGAAAAGATAACACTCTAAATATGTCTTTATTCTTGTCCATTGTCCAATTGTCAATGGTCATATGTTAACATTGCTTTTGATATTTCAGTTTTTCCTTTATTCTAGTTTCACTCTTCAATTTAATTTTGTCCTATTTCAAATGTCAAACCTGTGGTTTTTGTGACAGGATTCTTTTGCTGTCTCAGTTAATATCAATTGTGATTATTACTGAAATTTTACAAGACAATCTAGAATACTTAAACTTTAATGTTTGTCGACTATAATGATAAACTTATTGACTTCAATTTTGGTTATTGATGAAAATTTCAGTAAATTTGCGGATGGTGGCGATGGACGGGAAATGGCTTCAAAACGTCAGCGGACCGTTGACGCGGGATCTTCATTCTATGGTTCCCCAGGTTCTAGTTATATGTACAATCCATCTCCATATGGATATGTGAGCCAACCTCCTCCTCCCCCGCCGTTCCCTGTTGTTCGACTGCGCGGCCTTCCCTTTGATTGTACTGAAACTGATGTGGCCGAGTTCTTCCATGGTCTAGACATAGTTGATGTTCTTTTTGTTCATAAAGGTGGCAAGTTTTCTGGGGAAGGCTTTTGTGTTTTGGGGTATCCTCTTCAAGTCGATTTTGCTCTTCAAAGAAACAGGCAGAACATAGGTAGAAGATATGTTGAAGTTTTCAGAAGTAAGAGACAGGAATACTACAAGGCAATTGCAAACGAGGTTTCAGACGCTCGAGGTGGTTCACCTCGTCGAAGTGCTCCCCGGGCTAAATCATATGATGAAGGAAAAGATTCGGCTGAGCACACAGGGGTGTTGCGACTGAGGGGATTACCATTTTCTGCAAATAAGGATGACATAATGGAGTTCTTCAAGGACTATGTTCTGTCAGAGGATTCAATTCATATTGTAATGAATTCAGAGGGAAGACCTTCTGGGGAGGCTTATGTGGAATTCGAAAATGCCGAAGATTCAAAAGCAGCCATGGCAAAGGATAGAATGACACTTGGGAGTCGCTATATAGAGCTATTCCCTTCGTCACATGGTGAGATGGAAGATTCAATTTCAAGAGGACGATGAATGCTTGGCGGGTTCTCTCTCATTCACTCTTTCATAGTTATAATTATTTAGCTTGATCTGCTAATAATCATGAAGATTTTGCTCAGACAGATAttttaatgctttattttaggATCGATATACTTTTTTAAGTGTGGTGATAAATAGTATGAAGATCAGATTGAATTATATGGAAGTTTGTTTTCTGTCGTCAAGTATTATCTTGAAATCATGCATGTAGGAAAAATTGTTCAGATCTAGGCTTTGAGATGAATATTTGTTGATATGGCAATACAGTAGCTTTTACTCTTGCCTTTCTACCTACTAGATAGCTGTGAAATGTGGATGGTATAAAAATTTCTTGCATTGCAGTTTTATTTAGCCTTTTGAAATCTTAGAATAATTTCAAGAATTCTCTGCCTAAGAGGTGATTTTCTGAGTGCAGATTCACGGGCCTTAATCTTAGAGGACTGCAGTGGAATTTTAGAGGGATGAGAAAATCCAAACTAATTCAAATAAAATTGGTAATAACatttaaaaaattgaaaattataaaaaattGAATATTATTGAATGTGTTCGAATGTTATTTTGTAAACCAAATGGTATGGATTGAATTTTGAATTGATTTTTTAAAATCGATACAAattatttgtatatattttttatttatttttatacTTATTTATGATATATAATGCGTTAATTTATTATTCagatattttttaaaatattaacTTTGTTTAATTTAGttgttttaaatattttatctgtagtcattttcattttataatatttttttttagtatattattatattaaattTACAATTTATATCTCAATTTTTTTGCATGTACCTCAAGAATGAAAAATATTGAAAAACTATGGTTGGAATCTGCATTTCGTGAACTATGCTGCATATGCAATGTGGAATTATCGATATGTAACGTGGACTAATGAGTACCATTAGATGTGTACACGTGTCGGTTTAATTTGGCTTTGACTAAAATTAGAATATAAATCAAATAGGAGAAATAGGAGTAATGATAATTTATGCCTTTGGAGCATAAGTTAAGATATAAATATAGAAATAAATTCTTGGAAATTGTGTATTGAATTTATTAGaaatttataattaataattttatttatttttttaatacaAACTTTTTATTTGTGAGTTTTCTTAATATGTGTTCTTGGGGTACAAGTTAGCATTATCCATCAAATAAAGTATATCGGTTTGAGTAAAGTAAAATATAATCATCCCCAATATCATTGAGTCGGTCTGGGTGAAATCATAAGTTTATGGATTAGATTGGATTGGGTTGAATAAGTTCTATGATTATCTGAAATCCAACTTTTAACCCACTAAcctaatttttttttttttttgaattggGTTATGGCGATTTGATCTCCAATCCATGTTCACCTCTAAGTAACATGAAATGTTGGGTGTTGCTTACTACACTAAGATATCCTTTCTACAATTCGGATTTTTGAAATTCGGGTGCGTTTATTCTACAACAAAATTACTTCATAACAAACATCTCAATTTTGTGTTAGATTTCAAACTCAAAATTAATCTTACATGTGCATTTTTGTGTCAGTTTTCAAACTCAAGATTAATCTTGCATGTGAATTTTCTGTGTTTTCTTAAAATCATAGTTCTGGATTTTAATCTTCTGATTAATTTCATGACAACGTTATTTTTAATAAACCTTACATTATAAATCATTTATAAATCAATCTCACAATAAACCATACACAT containing:
- the LOC127084649 gene encoding uncharacterized protein LOC127084649 yields the protein MLYRGKFADGGDGREMASKRQRTVDAGSSFYGSPGSSYMYNPSPYGYVSQPPPPPPFPVVRLRGLPFDCTETDVAEFFHGLDIVDVLFVHKGGKFSGEGFCVLGYPLQVDFALQRNRQNIGRRYVEVFRSKRQEYYKAIANEVSDARGGSPRRSAPRAKSYDEGKDSAEHTGVLRLRGLPFSANKDDIMEFFKDYVLSEDSIHIVMNSEGRPSGEAYVEFENAEDSKAAMAKDRMTLGSRYIELFPSSHGEMEDSISRGR